One window from the genome of Candidatus Chlorohelix allophototropha encodes:
- a CDS encoding Os1348 family NHLP clan protein translates to MSMESMRAVVARANNDKEFLRRLLVNPEEAVKVAGYDLSQEEIDMLKASRGNTKFNDEELEKRVSYGFFRLGP, encoded by the coding sequence ATGTCGATGGAATCGATGAGAGCAGTAGTAGCAAGGGCAAATAACGATAAAGAGTTCTTACGCCGCTTGCTGGTAAATCCTGAAGAAGCGGTAAAAGTGGCAGGCTATGATCTATCGCAAGAAGAAATAGATATGCTCAAAGCCAGTCGCGGAAATACCAAATTTAATGATGAAGAACTCGAAAAGCGGGTAAGCTACGGTTTCTTCAGGCTTGGACCATAA
- a CDS encoding Os1348 family NHLP clan protein: MSIEAMKAVIARANNDKDFLRLLLSNPDSAIKAGGYDLTEQEVEMIKASQGQARLNDEELEKRVSRGFFRLGP; this comes from the coding sequence ATGTCTATCGAAGCGATGAAAGCGGTGATAGCGCGCGCGAATAATGATAAAGATTTCCTGCGCCTGTTACTGTCTAACCCGGATAGCGCTATCAAAGCCGGTGGCTATGATCTGACTGAGCAAGAAGTCGAAATGATTAAAGCCAGCCAAGGACAAGCCCGACTTAACGATGAAGAATTGGAAAAGCGAGTCAGTCGTGGTTTCTTTCGCCTAGGTCCGTAG
- a CDS encoding ATP-binding protein: protein MSSNFKRKPEKYLGLVTSGSLSKGLQVRIRSSAPLEHIQTGQFVAIESNGVRFFGMLTDVALEATTDSILLDPPGEDTSALVREVLQGVYTYGDAHVDNRLALYQGDANPRPVRSIPAHFTSVYIAEETDFDAVFGSEDLLQGGKNFAIGKPLDMEIDICIDLERFVERSNGIFGKSGTGKSFLTRLLLAGLIRADICSNLIFDMHNEYGEQAQAENKKFVKGLRALFSQKVQVWSLKNTRLGGSGSIDGEIFIGLNQIEVEDILLLQDELNLNATASESAYILKEKYGDKWIVELLNGDPEQIATDSRANIQSVKALRNKLHALKNLPFVVDHSSIDSVNQIVDNLARGKHIVIQFGKSDNMLSYILVANIVTRIIHEKYKDKVDQYRQSQKASDEPRRVMITIEEAHKFLTPAVAGQTIFGTIAREMRKYYVTLLVVDQRPSSIDSEIMSQIGTRVVALINDERDIDAVFTGVSGSSGLKTVLASLDSKQQALVLGHAAPMPVVIRTRPYDEAFYKQIISGLELARSTVAWEELDPDSQEEARQKAIAEANDLYG from the coding sequence ATGTCAAGTAATTTTAAGCGTAAACCTGAAAAATACCTAGGCTTGGTCACGAGCGGTTCGCTTTCTAAAGGTTTGCAGGTGCGTATCCGCAGTTCTGCCCCGCTTGAGCATATTCAGACCGGGCAATTTGTGGCGATTGAGAGCAATGGCGTGCGGTTCTTTGGGATGTTGACCGATGTAGCGTTGGAAGCCACTACCGATAGTATCTTGCTCGATCCACCCGGCGAGGATACTTCCGCGCTGGTGCGTGAAGTGTTGCAGGGCGTTTATACTTACGGTGACGCGCATGTGGACAATCGCCTTGCGCTGTATCAAGGCGATGCTAATCCGCGTCCTGTTCGCAGCATACCAGCCCATTTTACCTCTGTTTACATTGCCGAAGAAACCGACTTTGACGCGGTTTTCGGCAGCGAAGACCTGCTTCAGGGCGGCAAGAATTTCGCTATCGGCAAGCCCTTGGATATGGAAATTGATATTTGCATCGACCTTGAGCGTTTTGTAGAGCGTTCCAACGGTATCTTCGGCAAGAGCGGTACGGGCAAGAGCTTCCTGACTCGTCTTTTGCTGGCAGGGCTTATTCGCGCCGATATTTGCTCGAACCTTATTTTCGATATGCACAATGAATATGGCGAGCAGGCGCAAGCCGAGAATAAGAAATTTGTTAAAGGTTTGCGCGCCCTATTCAGCCAGAAGGTGCAGGTTTGGTCATTAAAGAATACGCGCTTGGGTGGAAGCGGCAGTATAGATGGCGAAATCTTTATCGGCTTGAACCAAATTGAAGTCGAGGATATTTTGCTGCTACAGGACGAACTGAATCTGAACGCTACCGCTTCCGAGTCCGCTTATATCCTCAAAGAAAAATATGGCGATAAGTGGATTGTAGAATTGCTAAACGGCGACCCGGAGCAAATAGCCACCGATAGTAGAGCCAATATCCAATCTGTAAAGGCATTGCGTAACAAACTGCATGCTTTGAAAAATTTGCCTTTCGTAGTTGACCATTCCAGTATAGATTCGGTTAACCAAATCGTGGATAATTTGGCGCGGGGCAAGCATATCGTCATTCAGTTTGGTAAAAGCGATAACATGCTGAGTTACATTCTGGTGGCAAATATCGTTACCCGCATAATCCATGAAAAATACAAAGATAAAGTAGATCAATACCGTCAATCTCAAAAAGCTTCGGACGAACCACGCCGCGTTATGATTACCATCGAAGAAGCGCACAAGTTCCTGACTCCGGCGGTGGCAGGGCAAACCATCTTTGGCACTATCGCCCGTGAAATGCGTAAATATTATGTGACGCTGTTAGTGGTAGATCAGCGCCCTAGTAGTATTGATAGCGAAATTATGTCACAAATCGGCACACGGGTAGTGGCGCTTATCAACGATGAGCGCGATATTGATGCGGTTTTTACCGGAGTAAGCGGTTCAAGCGGTCTAAAAACGGTGCTGGCTTCGCTAGATAGCAAGCAACAAGCGTTGGTGTTGGGACATGCTGCACCGATGCCGGTGGTAATTCGCACCCGCCCCTACGACGAGGCTTTTTACAAACAGATTATTTCAGGTCTGGAATTGGCGCGTAGCACCGTAGCATGGGAAGAGTTAGACCCGGATTCGCAGGAAGAAGCACGCCAAAAAGCTATTGCAGAGGCAAATGATTTATATGGGTAA